The nucleotide sequence ATGTAAAACTTACGGTGGATTCTATTTAGGCTCTATCGGAGGGCCTGCCGCTATTTTAGCGAAAGAAAACATCCTTTCGGTAGAAGTCGTGGATTTTGAAGAATTAGGAATGGAAGCCGTTCGTAAAATCACCATCAAAGATTTCCCAGCGTTTATTATCACCGATGATAAAGGAAATGATTTCTTTGAGAATTTGTAATTGAAGATATTGAGGTGCTAAGGCACTGAGATACTAAGTTTATAATTTTTAACCGCAGATTCGCAGATTTCTAATTTGTGAATTTGCGGTTTATTTTTTTGGAGTTATTCCCTGCTATCCGTTACAAGCTTTGCAATTTCAAACCTTTTTTCTAAGCACTGGCAGGAGCTTCCTCTGGTCGCTCTGCCAGTGCAAGAAAAATTGGTTTTCAATTCGCAAAGGCTTTTCACTGCTATCAGGACTAGGCGTTATGTATCTTCCGGAAATAAACTCATCTATTATTACACTAATTGTAAAACTATTTATGAACACGACAAACGTTTACAACAACACTTCATATTTGGAATACTCATTTTTTAAGATTCAAAATAAGATTCAGCACAAAAAGAACAACTCCAATTATTATTAGAGATCTTGAATATTTTTTTACGCTAAATATTTTAGGGTTATTAGAATATTTTACGAATAATCCCAAGCCAATAAAAACTAAAGGAATTATTAACCATTTAAAATTTACGTATAGCATTATTATGTTTTTTTAAATAAATTTTAAAGCTTCTATAAAAAATTTTATTGAAAGAAAAATTAATATTAATATTATAAACCATCCAGAAATTTTAGTTTCAAATATTTTATTCCTATTATATAAAGAATCATGAATATTCTGATTTCTAATTCTTTTTTTCATTGTTAACTGCCAAAATTTAAAAAAAACAAAGGCTAATAAAAGACTAATAAAACTTTTAAAAAACAAGTAAACAATATGTTTCATAATTAATTAAATCTTTGAGTTTAATCAATCACCATCTCCGGAATTTCCCCTTCTACAATCAATTCCGCTTCAGTTGAGGCAATAATATGTTCAATAGAAACCCCTGGCGCACGTTCTAAGAGTTTAAAGCCTTTTGGAGTTACTTCGAGAACGGCCAGTTCCGTAACTATTTTTTTAACGCATCCTACACCTGTTAGGGGCAAGCTGCATTTTTTGAGGATTTTAGATTGGCCTGCTTTGTTGACATGCATCATAGCTACAATGATGTTTTCGGCAGAAGAGACCAAATCCATCGCACCACCCATTCCTTTAACCATTTTGCCGGGGATTTTCCAGTTGGCTATATCGCCATTTTCCGCCACTTCCATAGCACCTAAAACGGTTAAATCGACGTGTTTCCCTCGTATCATTCCAAAACTCATAGCCGAGTCAAAAAAACTGGCTCCCGCCAATGTGGTAATGGTTTGCTTCCCTGCATTGATGATATCAGCATCTTCTTCTCCTTCAAAAGGAAAAGGCCCCATGCCTAGAACCCCGTTTTCGCTTTGTATTTCAATGTTAATTCCTTTTGGGATATAATTAGCCACAAGCGTTGGGATTCCGATGCCCAGGTTGACATAATAGCCGTCTTGTAGTTCCTGCGCGATGCGTTTTGCGATTCCGATTTTGTCTAACATATTTTATTTTTTTAAACCATATAAGGCATATAAGTTTTTCTCACTTACTGAATACTTAAAACTGTCAACAGAATACTATTTTAACCATATAAGAAATATAAGAGCATTTAAGTTGTTTGAATCTAAAACACTAAAAATAATCTATTTAAATATAAGTTGTTCTCACTTACTGAACACTAAGAACTGCTAACTGAACACTATTCTCTCATCCTCACTGTAAGTTGTTCAATCCGCTTCTCGTATTTTTCTCCTTGAAAAATGCGTTTTACAAAGATGCCTGGAATATGAATTTGATTAGGATCTAATGTTCCTGCTTCGACAAGTTCTTCAACTTCGGCGATAGTGATTTTGGCAGCACCACACATAACGGGATTAAAATTCCGAGCCGTACCTTTGAAAATAAGATTTCCTGCAGTGTCTCCTTTCCAAGCTTTTACAATAGCAAAATCAGCTTGAAAGGCGTGCTCCAAGACATACATTTTTCCGTTAAATTCTCGTGTTTCTTTGCCGCTTGCTACCTCAGTACCGTAACCAGCGGGTGTATAAAAAGCGGGGATTCCTGCCTGGGCGGCACGACAACGTTCTGCTAGCGTACCCTGCGGAATCAATTCCACATCGAGTTCGCCTGAGAGCATTTGGCGCTCAAATTCGGCATTCTCTCCCACATAGGAGGAGATCATTTTTTTGATTTGTTTTTTTTGCAAAAGCAAACCCAAACCAAAATCATCAACTCCTGCGTTGTTAGAAACGCAGGTAAGTTGATTAATTTCTTTATTTACTAATTCGGCAATAGCATTTTCAGGGATACCACATAATCCAAATCCTCCAAAGAGAATTGTCATACCGTTTTGAACTCCCTGCAGCGCCTCTTGAACCGTATTTACCTTTTTGTTAATCATACTTTCAAATTATTTCAATCGATTTGAGTGAATCTGAAAGTTACAAAAAAGCATTGATTTAAAATGAAAATTCTTCGGTATCTTGTTTTGTAGCTGTCGAATCTTTTACTACTCTTGGCACATAACAATCTACTTTAATAGATAAATTTGCCGGCCTATCAAAGTTTTCTTTAGACACCTTTAGTTCAGGATCTGCATAACACAATTTCATGAAATAACCCCAGATAGGCAAGGCAGCAGTAGCTCCTTGACCATACGTAATACTTTTGAAACGTGCCGAACGATCCTCGCAACCTACCCAAACACCTGTCACTAGATTAGGAACCATTCCCATAAACCATCCATCAGATTGGTTTTGTGTGGTTCCTGTTTTACCTGCAATAGGGTTGGTAAACTTATAAGGGTAACCTGTCCATCGGTTGTCACCACTTCCTCCGTACTCCGTACGTAATCGAGATCCAGAACCACCTTCGGTAACGCCTTCCAACAATTTAATTACCGCAAAGGCAATATCTTTATTTAATACGTCATGAGATTCAGGGATAGGTTCGTAAATTACCACACCACTTTTATCTTCGATACGATTTAAAAATTGAGGTTTATTATACACTCCTTGATTCGCAAAAGTTCCATAAGCCGCCACCATGTCTTCAACGGTGATTTCTACAGCTCCTAAAGCAATCGAAGCTTGAATAGGAATTTGTGATTTTACCCCTAATTTATGAGTCAAATCAACAACAGCTTCAGGGCCCACTTTATCCATCAGTTTGGCAGATACCGTATTAATTGAATTCGCCAAAGCCTTCTTTAAAGTAACCATTCCGCGGTATTTATTATCCGAGTTTTTTGGTGACCATGCTTCTGTAGCATGATGACGTCCTGCCGGCATTGTAAAAGGAGCATCAATAATAGAATCACAAGGAGACATATTCAAATGCTCAATAGCAGTTGCGTATACAAATGGTTTGAATGTTGAACCCACCTGTCTTGCACCTTGCGCAACGTGATCATACTGGAAATATTTATAATTAATTCCACCTACCCAAGCCTTGATATTACCCGTTTGAGGCTCCATAGCCATCAATCCCGATTGTAAAAAGTGTTTGTAATAACGGATAGAATCGATAGGTTTCATGATGGTGTCTCTTTCACCCTTCCAAGTGAAAACCGTCATTTTTGCTTCTTTATAAAAAGATTCTTCAATTTCTTCATCACTTTTATCATTTGACTTTAAAACTGCCCAACGGCTTGAAGATTTCATAGCTTGTTTTAAAATTCGTTGGGTTTCAGCATCAGAAATATTGACAAATGGTGCATTCTTATTCGTTTTTGCTTGAAGAAAAAACTCTTCTTGCAAGTTTGCCATATGCTTCTCCACCGCTTCTTCAGCATGCAATTGCATACGAGAATCAATAGTGGTATAAATTTTTAATCCATCTTTATAAATGTCGTAATCTGAACCATCTGGCTTCTTGTTATCAACTGCCCATTTCTTCATATAATCACGAAGATATTCTCTGAAGTAAGTCGCAGTTCCTTCGCGATGACTTTCTAATTTGAATTTTAATGCAATCGGTAAAGCTTGTAGTTTCACTTTTTGTTCATTGGTAATCATTTTGGATTTTGCCATTTGTGCCAAAACCACATTACGACGGTTTTTCACACCTTGAGGATTACGAACAGGATTGTACAAACCTGAATTCTTGAACATTCCAACCAAAATAGCTGACTCATCAATTGTTAATTCTTTCGGGCTTTTCGAAAAATACGTTTGAGCAGCTGAACTTACACCTACTGAATAATTTCCAAAATCATAGACATTACAATACATAGCTAAGATTTCGTTCTTAGTATACTGTCTTTCCAATCGGATGGCGATAATCCATTCTTTGGCTTTTTGTACAATTCTAAAAGGCAAAAACTTAGAACCTTCACCATGAAATAATTGTTTGGCTAATTGCTGAGTCAAGGTACTGGCACCACCGCTAGTTCCTAAGCTAGCAATTGCTCTTAGCGTTCCTCTTCCATCAATACCAGAGTGTTCGTAAAAACGCTCATCCTCTGTAGCGACAAGAGCGTCTACAAGGTTTTTAGGTAGATCAGAATATTTTAATTGCGATCTGTTTTTTTGAAAATATTTACCAATTATAACGCCATCTGAAGAAATAATTTCAGTCGCTAAATTGGAATCTGGATTCTCTAAGTCCTCAAAAGAAGGCATTGAACCAAAAATTCCCCATGAAGCAAACAGAAAAAAGACTGCAATACCGCCTAATCCATAAAAGAAAAATCTCCAAAAGGTTTTAGTATAATATTTAAAATCCTTTTCGATGGAATTAATTTGATTATTTTTTTTAGTAGCCATAACTTTTACTATCTATTCTTTTTTTTCTATTCTTAATCCAATTTCGGTAATACCTTCTAGTTGTGTCACTCCAGGCACTTTACCAGATTCTCTCACCGCTTGCTTTATATTGACTTTGTATTTTCCGCGAAATCGAACTCCTTCTTTATAAAACAATTTACTTTCTTTTATATCAGTAAAACCTTCCCCTAATAAAGTGCCATCTGGCGCTGCCATTTCGTACTCTAAGGTATCTACTTTGGTATAGCCATTCGGTTTTTCTAAAGTAACAATCAAAAATAAATTATTGTAAGGATAATTGTTGTTGTCTCTTAGATTAATAAACAAATCGTAACGTTGTGTCGAATCCAATTCAGGCAAATCAAAAGAAACAATACTATCTTTATGCCAAGCGCTTCCTACCGATTTGTATTCATCAAAAACTCTCTTTTTGTCACAGGAGATAAGAAGTACCGCAATAAGAAGAATTAAAAAACTACTTTTTATTCTCATTTTTAGTAATAATTATAGGTTTTCTAGGTTGTGGATTGGGTTTGTTTTCACCGTTACCCGTGTTTTTATTGTTATTGGGCTTTCTATTATTAGGCCTAGACTTATTATTATTTGGTTTGTTCGTATTTGGCTTTTTCTCTTGATTCGCTTTTGCCCCAACCTCAGCATTAGATTTTTCAGCAGCAATTTTAGGTTTGCGGTTTGTTTTTTTCTTTTTCTTAGGCTGATCAAAACGTGTCAAACTCTCTTGCCCCATAGCATTGTTGAAGTCTTTTTCTCTCTCTTGAATGATTTCGATAGCAAAATCCTCAAGGGCAGAAACTTTCTTTTTCTGTTTATTCTCGGCAATGATTTCTCGTACTTTGTCAATTTTTAGTACATGCCAATGTGCAAAATTATTGGTATACGCAAACCACATTAAACCTTTAAAGATATCTTGTTTTTGACAAATAGCATCTCCTTTTTCAGTCACTAATTTGGTGTCAAAATCTGGAAACCCTTTTAAGGTATCCATATAAGTGTCTAGCTCATAATTCAAACAACATTTCAATTTTCCGCATTGACCCGCTAGTTTTTGCGGATTTAAAGATAGTTGTTGGTAACGTGCAGCCGAAGTATTGACACTTCTAAAATC is from Flavobacterium sp. NG2 and encodes:
- a CDS encoding CoA transferase subunit B, with translation MLDKIGIAKRIAQELQDGYYVNLGIGIPTLVANYIPKGINIEIQSENGVLGMGPFPFEGEEDADIINAGKQTITTLAGASFFDSAMSFGMIRGKHVDLTVLGAMEVAENGDIANWKIPGKMVKGMGGAMDLVSSAENIIVAMMHVNKAGQSKILKKCSLPLTGVGCVKKIVTELAVLEVTPKGFKLLERAPGVSIEHIIASTEAELIVEGEIPEMVID
- a CDS encoding CoA transferase subunit A — encoded protein: MINKKVNTVQEALQGVQNGMTILFGGFGLCGIPENAIAELVNKEINQLTCVSNNAGVDDFGLGLLLQKKQIKKMISSYVGENAEFERQMLSGELDVELIPQGTLAERCRAAQAGIPAFYTPAGYGTEVASGKETREFNGKMYVLEHAFQADFAIVKAWKGDTAGNLIFKGTARNFNPVMCGAAKITIAEVEELVEAGTLDPNQIHIPGIFVKRIFQGEKYEKRIEQLTVRMRE
- a CDS encoding penicillin-binding protein 1A, yielding MATKKNNQINSIEKDFKYYTKTFWRFFFYGLGGIAVFFLFASWGIFGSMPSFEDLENPDSNLATEIISSDGVIIGKYFQKNRSQLKYSDLPKNLVDALVATEDERFYEHSGIDGRGTLRAIASLGTSGGASTLTQQLAKQLFHGEGSKFLPFRIVQKAKEWIIAIRLERQYTKNEILAMYCNVYDFGNYSVGVSSAAQTYFSKSPKELTIDESAILVGMFKNSGLYNPVRNPQGVKNRRNVVLAQMAKSKMITNEQKVKLQALPIALKFKLESHREGTATYFREYLRDYMKKWAVDNKKPDGSDYDIYKDGLKIYTTIDSRMQLHAEEAVEKHMANLQEEFFLQAKTNKNAPFVNISDAETQRILKQAMKSSSRWAVLKSNDKSDEEIEESFYKEAKMTVFTWKGERDTIMKPIDSIRYYKHFLQSGLMAMEPQTGNIKAWVGGINYKYFQYDHVAQGARQVGSTFKPFVYATAIEHLNMSPCDSIIDAPFTMPAGRHHATEAWSPKNSDNKYRGMVTLKKALANSINTVSAKLMDKVGPEAVVDLTHKLGVKSQIPIQASIALGAVEITVEDMVAAYGTFANQGVYNKPQFLNRIEDKSGVVIYEPIPESHDVLNKDIAFAVIKLLEGVTEGGSGSRLRTEYGGSGDNRWTGYPYKFTNPIAGKTGTTQNQSDGWFMGMVPNLVTGVWVGCEDRSARFKSITYGQGATAALPIWGYFMKLCYADPELKVSKENFDRPANLSIKVDCYVPRVVKDSTATKQDTEEFSF
- a CDS encoding gliding motility lipoprotein GldH, which translates into the protein MRIKSSFLILLIAVLLISCDKKRVFDEYKSVGSAWHKDSIVSFDLPELDSTQRYDLFINLRDNNNYPYNNLFLIVTLEKPNGYTKVDTLEYEMAAPDGTLLGEGFTDIKESKLFYKEGVRFRGKYKVNIKQAVRESGKVPGVTQLEGITEIGLRIEKKE